CTTATCTTTCGCTGGCGACAACACTCATTCTTATTTTAATTGTACCACTTTCTCGTAGTCGTTGGAGAATCCGTGTAAATAGAGCGTCATGTGGAGCCACACACGTTTAGGGAAATTTTCTACATATTTGTTGGATGCTTTTACAGAATGAGGTACACTGTCATCTTAATGAGTACCTGCACACCTATgtgacaaaaatctcaaaatgataAGGATAAGCTAAatcgaaaaatgtttctttaCCGATTCAAAGTTAATCAAACCTAGTCAGTTGTCATAACAGAGTGACCGCTCACTAGATAAATTCTAGTTCGGAAATAATTCCAGCCTCTACGACTCACGCTTTGgtgatgataattttttttcgccaAATCCTTGAATTTTAGCAAGAAATTAGAACTGACCCCTTAATTGTTAAGAATAgatcaagctatccaaaaaaatttcttgCGAAACAAGGTTCAGGGATGaatttttctacccctttcaaTCATACAGGAACaccattaaaatttttttgaatgtctTCTCACACGATTCACGAATAACATAATAAGAAAAAGTTCTATTAAATGTGTCTAGGTTTCGAATATGCATAAATTCATTATAATAATACATCATGTGTCTTGATCAATGGAAGAGTAGCTTTCCGCTATGGACAAGGGGTGATATCGAATATTCGAGTAAAACGTCGAAAGAAAGGAAATGCTGAGGAAGAAAAGGAATGCTGCAGTAGCAAGTGATTCTTTCAAATGTTAGTCACAAGACCATCTGCGTGAAATTATCAATATAAATGGAATGCGAATGATGGGTAAAAATCGTTGGATTGGAACAGCGTCGCAAAAATGGATAAGAAAGCACGATAGGGTGGGGCGCAATTCTTGAGGTTTGTAATGAAATAACGATGCATAATTATTTCCAATGAAAACGGAAATTTTTCGGAGAGCCGACAGGTCTCCGCTTTTGAAATAATCCGCCACTGAAGGgatgatataaaaaaatttattcaagatGCTgataactaaaaaaaattactttatgAGGTACAGATAATCATAATTTTGTAAGATTAGTAgtaatttcaatgtttttcattaataGGTTGTCCTAATTTTTTGGGGAAGAATAAAATAGTAGGAATTCCCCACTTGATTGCAAAATGCCTGGGAAAAGATATTTATAAGAGGTTACTGTTTCAGGAGAAGCTCTGTAACTCTTCTAGCCAATGCAGGGGGCAACATTATATTCACAAAATGTCACGGTGGCAAAAGCACATATAAAAGATAGTTCAAATGACAAAATTGAGATTTCtaacaaaatattgaattgtcCATTCTCTTCCAAACAAACTGATATATCTGATAAAATTGTTTCTGATCAGCAGTAACATGCAACATCTTTGGAGATTTATGTTGGAAGTAATTGTCAATTATTATTCcaataaggcccggtactttcaccttcgaataaattttattcactgtcaataagtatccgtcaaataatttcttatctgaaggataccttattatttcggtgctttcagatgaaattatttgacgaataacaattctgtgaaaacacggtttactacttttcactgattaatgtaaaataagagaccgcattgtagaaattgtcataattccaactacaaatcaaatatttcgtgaaaatcacacaaaaaataaccatacatccagaatcttaaaaattcaaccaatgaTGACGTAAAGACATTCGATTTATGACAAATAcaatcttattaacgagtttcaatgacagatttattcgatgaataacactatctgaaagtgaaaagacagcatttaCAGTTAttctacgaataagacttatctatcgaataaatttatttattcgcacgtgaaagtaccgggccttaatgaAATTGTATATATTATGGAAGTACatttttcaacacaaaattaGTTTTAAAAGCGAAATTACTAAAATtatatatgtatttataaataaaatacttcTATCCTGGGGATATGCTAACTACTATTCAATCTTTCTTCGGGTGGGGATGCATTTACAGCAACTGAGGGTAAATAATATGATCGAACAATACTGTGTAATTGGGCAACTTCTGAATTTTCCACTTCTAAACTTCTCAACATCTGAGCAAACTTCACAATGCCTTCTCTGCCTTCAGGGAATCCAAATTCTGTGATGACGTCCATCTGAATTTGCATCACTATGGGAAATAAGAACTGCATcattttcaacatttcatttcCAACATTATCTCTGGCCTCATCAAGTTTTTGGGTATTTTCTGGAGTTTGAAGTGTTTCTAAAGTTCTATTAAGAATTTCAATGGCTAATTCTGTAGTTAGTGCCGGAAAATCTTCGGTCTTTGGCATATTCTCTCAACttttttgaaacttttgtaAACAAGAAATATCAGAGACAACCTCTGAGAAATATCGGAATATGACATTGACCATCAatgtcacagattacagagtagatcaTCAATGTCTTCTGTGGACATGCATAGACCTAGGTCAAAGAGTTACTCTTTGATTAGGTCCAGAGCagagccatattttggcgattaagcgtcttaatcgatgtcttgaagcgtctttaagcgtgacgtcatcaattttgttgtcgcaaaaatagaatatcgctgatggttgagtcatctgtcgttgtcattagacagcgaatcgaattgtgaatttttcaatttctgttctttggctattatttgaaaaatatttatttattttaaatgataatgcagaaactgcattattggcaataaaagcactcttccctagtaggaattcaaatcaaattcgatataaacaacatattctctcTTCTTCTTTATATCACCGATGCGGCGCTTTCAGGCTACTTTTAACGGTCTTGAATTGGATGGTGGCATGGATATCTTCTCAGACAATTTTGTTAGATTTAAAAAAaccttgaaacatttttttgtatcgGGTTTGTGAGAGagaagtttttgttttttttttccttgatTTCGACGAGTTGTTTTGCTCGGTGAACTCGAACTTTCAATATCTTTAAGTGGATACTTTGTTGGTAATCTTTTTACTGTTTGTATCCTAAATgtgcaataaataaataaataaataaataaatcacccCTTTCCGCTTAAGAAAacacaggccagagacaagatgactctatgacacaggcgctctccacagaccgccaggttccgcttaaagcgtcttaaagactgacgtcatgacttattcgctcgaatagcaccccttaaagacgcttcacgcgtcttaatcgcgaaaatatggctcagatatatatatatataatatatctatatatatatatatatatatatatatatatatatatatatatatatatatatatatatatatatatatctctgGTCCAGAGATAACTTGTCTCTGACATAGAGAAAGTCTCTTGTCTCTGATTAggtcatagacctaataaaatatgtattattaggtctatggatTAGGTCCATAGACAATCTAATTGATTGATTAGGTCTATGGTACAGGGAGAGCGAGAGCCCTGGTACAGGTTAATTTTTGCATCCTCCTCTTTGATTTTTGATAGTAAACAAAGAAGTCAAACAGAAAGTCTTCATGAACACTTTAAGTTTTGATAGTGAAGAGTTTTATTAAAAAGAaggtttgaaaaatttttggtttcaaCATAGACTTGATGAGTCTATTGGTTTAATAGGATGTAATTTTCgtataataatttgtttttttaaagAATGTTTCCTTCAATAATAGCGGTG
The nucleotide sequence above comes from Coccinella septempunctata chromosome 4, icCocSept1.1, whole genome shotgun sequence. Encoded proteins:
- the LOC123311288 gene encoding protein C10, with product MPKTEDFPALTTELAIEILNRTLETLQTPENTQKLDEARDNVGNEMLKMMQFLFPIVMQIQMDVITEFGFPEGREGIVKFAQMLRSLEVENSEVAQLHSIVRSYYLPSVAVNASPPEERLNSS